From Streptomyces sp. 6-11-2, one genomic window encodes:
- the dnaG gene encoding DNA primase, with protein MAGRINDEDVKAVRDAVPIDAVVSEYLQLRNAGGGNLKGLCPFHDEKSPSFQVSPSKGLFHCFGCQEGGDTITFVMKIDHLSFSEVVERLAAQAGITLRYEEGGYNPAHQRGERIRLVEAHKLAADWYAEQLATSAEAETGRVFLAERGFDQGAAVHFGVGYSPQGWDHLTRFLRGKGFSDKELILSGLAQEGRRGPIDRFRGRLMWPIRDIGGDVVGFGARKLYEADNGPKYLNTPDTAIYKKSQVLYGIDLAKKEIAKTSRAVVVEGYTDVMACHLAGVPIAIATCGTAFGGDHIKILRRLLMDNGSARVIFTFDGDAAGQKAALRAFEDDQKFAAETYIAIAPDGMDPCDLRLAKGDEAVSDLVEPRTPLFEFALRQIVARYDLDTPAGRAAALDEAAPVVARIKNSGAQHEVAVQLAGLLGILDTQFVVKRVAQLARWARERGGRGPAPDQRQRGPQQEYAPTRPASRGPALNLRNPVFATERELLKLALQRPELVSPAFDAYGVDEFTAPPYAAVRQAVLDAGGAEYGVGDPQEYLARVREAAPDDTVRAMVTELAVEAILLRREVDDAYAGAQLVTVRRRAVERRIRDLQSTVARLGTGGDPAQLASAQNELWILQQYDQALRERGTAAL; from the coding sequence GTGGCAGGACGGATCAACGACGAGGACGTGAAGGCGGTACGGGACGCGGTCCCGATCGACGCCGTGGTGTCCGAGTACCTCCAGCTGCGGAACGCGGGCGGGGGCAACCTCAAGGGCCTGTGCCCGTTCCACGACGAGAAGTCGCCGTCCTTCCAGGTCAGTCCGAGCAAGGGGCTCTTCCACTGCTTCGGCTGCCAGGAGGGCGGCGACACCATCACGTTCGTGATGAAGATCGACCACCTCTCCTTCTCGGAGGTGGTCGAGCGGCTGGCCGCCCAGGCCGGCATCACCCTGCGCTACGAGGAGGGCGGGTACAACCCCGCCCACCAGCGTGGCGAGCGCATCCGCCTGGTGGAGGCGCACAAGCTGGCCGCCGACTGGTACGCCGAACAGCTCGCGACCTCCGCCGAGGCCGAGACCGGTCGGGTCTTCCTCGCCGAGCGCGGCTTCGACCAGGGCGCCGCCGTCCACTTCGGCGTCGGCTACAGCCCCCAGGGCTGGGACCATCTCACCCGCTTTCTGCGCGGCAAGGGCTTCAGCGACAAGGAGCTGATCCTCTCCGGCCTCGCCCAGGAGGGCCGCCGCGGGCCCATCGACCGCTTCCGGGGCCGGCTGATGTGGCCGATCCGCGACATCGGCGGCGACGTGGTGGGCTTCGGCGCGCGCAAGCTGTACGAGGCGGACAACGGGCCGAAGTACCTCAACACCCCCGACACGGCGATCTACAAGAAGTCCCAGGTGCTGTACGGGATCGACCTGGCGAAGAAGGAGATCGCGAAGACCTCCCGCGCGGTGGTGGTCGAGGGCTACACCGACGTCATGGCCTGCCACCTGGCCGGCGTGCCGATCGCCATCGCCACCTGCGGCACGGCGTTCGGCGGCGACCACATCAAGATCCTGCGCCGGCTGCTGATGGACAACGGCTCGGCGCGTGTGATCTTCACCTTCGACGGCGACGCGGCGGGGCAGAAGGCGGCCCTGCGGGCCTTCGAGGACGACCAGAAGTTCGCCGCCGAGACCTACATCGCCATCGCGCCGGACGGCATGGACCCCTGCGACCTGCGCCTGGCCAAGGGCGACGAGGCGGTCTCCGACCTGGTCGAACCGCGCACCCCGCTCTTCGAGTTCGCGCTGCGCCAGATCGTGGCCCGCTACGACCTCGACACCCCGGCCGGCCGCGCCGCCGCCCTGGACGAGGCCGCGCCGGTCGTCGCCCGGATCAAGAACAGCGGCGCCCAGCACGAGGTCGCGGTGCAGCTCGCCGGACTGCTCGGCATCCTCGACACCCAGTTCGTGGTCAAGCGGGTGGCCCAGCTGGCCCGCTGGGCACGCGAGCGCGGCGGCCGCGGCCCGGCGCCGGACCAGCGGCAGCGGGGCCCGCAGCAGGAGTACGCCCCGACGCGTCCCGCGTCCCGTGGCCCGGCGCTCAACCTGCGCAACCCGGTCTTCGCCACCGAGCGCGAACTGCTCAAACTCGCCCTGCAGCGCCCGGAGCTGGTCTCACCGGCCTTCGATGCCTACGGCGTGGACGAGTTCACCGCCCCGCCCTACGCCGCCGTACGTCAGGCGGTCCTGGACGCGGGCGGCGCCGAGTACGGCGTGGGCGACCCGCAGGAGTACCTGGCCCGCGTCCGCGAGGCCGCCCCGGACGACACGGTCCGCGCGATGGTCACCGAGCTGGCGGTGGAGGCGATCCTGCTCCGCCGGGAGGTCGACGACGCCTACGCGGGTGCCCAGCTGGTGACGGTCCGCCGCCGTGCGGTCGAACGCCGCATCCGCGATCTCCAGAGCACGGTCGCCCGCCTCGGCACCGGCGGCGACCCCGCCCAACTGGCCTCTGCTCAGAACGAGTTGTGGATCCTCCAGCAGTACGACCAGGCTCTGCGGGAGCGCGGCACGGCGGCGCTGTGA
- a CDS encoding ABC transporter ATP-binding protein, whose protein sequence is MAGPMGRMMSGAGPDNRSMDFKTSGKRLITQFRPERITIAALVLCVVVSVTLSVIGPKILGKATDLVFAGIVGRQMPAGATKDEVLASMRERGEGSIADMLKSADFTPGKGIDFGAVGEVLLFALGTFLVAGLLMAVATRLVNRSVNRTMFRMREDVQTKLSRLPLSYFDKRQRGEVLSRATNDIDNIGQTLNQSMGQLINSMLTIIGVLVMMFYVSWILALVALVTVPLSFVVATRVGKRSQPHFVQQWRSTGRLNAHIEEMYTGHTLVKVFGRQEESAKQFAEQNEALYEAGFKAQFNSGVMQPLMMFVSNINYVLVAVVGGLRVASGTLSIGDVQAFIQYSRQFSMPLTQVASMANLVQSGVASAERVFELLDAEEQTADPVPGVRPEELRGQVALEHVSFRYDPDKPLIEDLSLTVEPGHTVAIVGPTGAGKTTLVNLLMRFYDVTGGRITLDGIDIGKMSRDELRSGIGMVLQDTWLFGGTIAENIAYGASREVTRGEIEEAARAAHADRFVRTLPDGYDTVIDDEGSGVSAGEKQLITIARAFLSDPVILVLDEATSSVDTRTEVLIQKAMAKLQHGRTSFVIAHRLSTIRDADTILVMENGSIVEQGAHDELLTADGAYARLYKAQFAQAVAEVD, encoded by the coding sequence ATGGCCGGGCCGATGGGGCGGATGATGTCCGGGGCCGGGCCCGACAACCGCTCGATGGATTTCAAGACGTCGGGCAAGCGGCTCATCACCCAGTTCAGACCCGAACGGATCACGATCGCCGCACTGGTGCTGTGCGTGGTCGTGAGCGTCACGCTCAGCGTGATCGGGCCGAAGATCCTCGGCAAGGCCACCGACCTGGTCTTCGCGGGCATCGTCGGCCGGCAGATGCCGGCCGGGGCGACCAAGGACGAGGTCCTCGCCTCCATGCGGGAGCGCGGCGAGGGCTCGATCGCCGACATGCTGAAGAGCGCCGACTTCACGCCCGGCAAGGGCATCGACTTCGGTGCCGTCGGCGAGGTCCTGCTGTTCGCGCTGGGTACGTTCCTGGTGGCCGGCCTGCTGATGGCGGTGGCGACGCGGCTGGTGAACCGTTCGGTGAACCGGACCATGTTCCGGATGCGCGAGGACGTGCAGACGAAGCTGTCGCGGCTGCCGCTGTCGTACTTCGACAAGCGCCAGCGCGGCGAGGTGCTCTCCCGCGCCACCAACGACATCGACAACATCGGGCAGACCCTGAACCAGTCGATGGGCCAGCTGATCAACTCGATGCTGACCATCATCGGCGTGCTCGTCATGATGTTCTACGTCTCCTGGATCCTGGCGCTGGTCGCACTGGTGACCGTGCCGCTGTCGTTCGTCGTCGCCACGCGCGTGGGCAAGCGGTCGCAGCCGCACTTCGTGCAGCAGTGGCGCTCGACGGGCCGGCTCAACGCGCACATCGAGGAGATGTACACCGGGCACACCCTGGTGAAGGTGTTCGGGCGGCAGGAGGAGTCGGCGAAGCAGTTCGCCGAGCAGAACGAGGCGCTGTACGAGGCCGGGTTCAAGGCGCAGTTCAACAGCGGCGTCATGCAGCCGCTGATGATGTTCGTCTCGAACATCAACTACGTGCTGGTGGCCGTCGTCGGCGGTCTCCGGGTCGCGTCGGGCACGCTGTCCATCGGCGACGTGCAGGCCTTCATCCAGTACTCGCGGCAGTTCTCGATGCCGCTGACCCAGGTGGCGTCGATGGCGAACCTGGTGCAGTCCGGCGTCGCCTCGGCCGAGCGCGTCTTCGAACTGCTGGACGCCGAGGAGCAGACGGCGGATCCGGTGCCGGGCGTGCGGCCGGAGGAGCTGCGCGGGCAGGTCGCGCTGGAGCACGTGTCGTTCCGCTACGACCCCGACAAGCCGCTCATCGAGGACCTCTCGCTGACGGTGGAGCCGGGCCACACGGTCGCGATCGTCGGCCCGACCGGCGCGGGCAAGACCACGCTGGTCAACCTGCTCATGCGGTTCTACGACGTCACCGGCGGGCGCATCACGCTCGACGGCATCGACATCGGGAAGATGTCGCGTGACGAACTGCGGTCCGGGATCGGCATGGTGCTCCAGGACACCTGGCTGTTCGGCGGCACCATCGCGGAGAACATCGCCTACGGCGCCTCCCGCGAGGTCACCCGCGGCGAGATCGAGGAGGCGGCGCGGGCCGCGCACGCCGACCGGTTCGTCCGTACGCTGCCCGACGGCTACGACACCGTGATCGACGACGAGGGCTCCGGGGTGAGCGCCGGTGAGAAGCAGCTCATCACCATCGCGCGGGCGTTCCTGTCCGACCCGGTGATCCTCGTCCTGGACGAGGCGACCAGCTCGGTCGACACCCGTACCGAGGTGCTGATCCAGAAGGCGATGGCCAAACTCCAGCACGGCAGGACGTCGTTCGTCATCGCGCACCGGCTCTCCACGATCCGGGACGCGGACACCATCCTCGTCATGGAGAACGGCTCCATCGTCGAGCAGGGCGCCCACGACGAGCTGCTGACGGCCGACGGGGCGTACGCGCGCCTGTACAAGGCGCAGTTCGCGCAGGCGGTCGCCGAGGTGGACTGA
- a CDS encoding ABC transporter ATP-binding protein, translating to MLLRLLRTYLRPYKKPIALLVLLQFLQTCATLYLPTLNAHIIDNGVVKGDTGYILTFGAVMIGMSLAQVVCNIGAVYYGARTASALGRDVRAAVFDRVQSFSAREVGGFGAPSLITRTTNDVQQVQMLALMTFTLMVSAPIMCVGGVVLALGLDVPLSAVLVAVVPVLGISVTLIVRRLRPLFRSMQTRLDTVNRVLREQITGNRVIRAFVRDEYEKDRFRGANGDLTEMSLATGRLLALMFPIVMTVVNLSSIAVVWFGAHRIDSGGMQIGDLTAFLAYLMQIVMSVMMATFMFMMVPRAEVCAERIQEVLDTESSVVPPVAPVTELRRHGHLEIRGAGFRYPGAEEPVLRAIDLLARPGEVTAVIGSTGSGKSTLLGLVPRLFDATDGEVLVDGVDVRTVEPELLARTVGLVPQKPYLFAGTVATNLRYGNPDATDEELWHALEVAQAKDFVSKLESGLDAPIAQGGTNVSGGQRQRLAIARTLVQRPEIYLFDDSFSALDYATDAALRAALGHETSEATVVIVAQRVATIRDADRIVVLDEGRVVGTGRHRELMADNETYREIVLSQLTEAEAA from the coding sequence GTGCTCCTACGACTCCTGCGGACCTATCTCAGGCCCTACAAGAAACCCATAGCCCTCCTGGTGCTGCTGCAGTTCCTGCAGACCTGCGCCACGCTCTACCTGCCCACCCTGAACGCCCACATCATCGACAACGGTGTGGTGAAGGGTGACACCGGTTACATCCTGACGTTCGGCGCCGTGATGATCGGCATGTCGCTCGCTCAGGTCGTGTGCAACATCGGCGCCGTCTACTACGGTGCCCGCACCGCCTCGGCACTCGGCCGGGACGTACGGGCGGCGGTGTTCGACCGTGTGCAGTCCTTCTCGGCCCGCGAGGTCGGCGGCTTCGGGGCGCCCTCCCTCATCACCCGCACGACGAACGACGTGCAGCAGGTCCAGATGCTGGCCCTGATGACGTTCACCCTGATGGTGTCGGCGCCCATCATGTGTGTGGGCGGTGTCGTCCTGGCCCTCGGCCTGGACGTGCCGCTGTCCGCGGTGCTGGTCGCCGTCGTCCCCGTGCTCGGCATCAGCGTGACCCTGATCGTGCGCCGGCTGCGTCCGCTGTTCCGGTCCATGCAGACCCGCCTGGACACCGTCAACCGGGTGCTGCGCGAGCAGATCACCGGCAACCGCGTGATCCGCGCCTTCGTCCGCGACGAGTACGAGAAGGACCGCTTCCGCGGGGCCAACGGGGACCTGACGGAGATGTCGCTGGCCACCGGCCGGCTGCTCGCGCTGATGTTCCCGATCGTGATGACGGTGGTGAACCTGTCGTCCATCGCCGTGGTGTGGTTCGGCGCCCACCGCATCGACAGCGGCGGGATGCAGATCGGCGACCTGACCGCGTTCCTCGCCTATCTGATGCAGATCGTGATGTCGGTCATGATGGCCACCTTCATGTTCATGATGGTGCCGCGCGCGGAGGTGTGCGCCGAGCGCATCCAGGAGGTGCTGGACACCGAGTCCAGCGTCGTGCCGCCCGTCGCGCCCGTGACCGAGCTGCGCCGCCACGGCCATCTGGAGATCCGCGGCGCCGGCTTCCGCTACCCGGGCGCCGAGGAGCCCGTCCTGAGGGCCATCGACCTGCTCGCCCGCCCCGGCGAGGTGACCGCCGTCATCGGCTCGACCGGCAGCGGCAAGTCCACCCTGCTCGGCCTGGTGCCCCGGCTGTTCGACGCGACCGACGGGGAGGTCCTCGTCGACGGCGTGGACGTACGCACCGTGGAGCCGGAGCTGCTCGCCAGGACGGTCGGCCTGGTGCCGCAGAAGCCGTACCTGTTCGCGGGCACGGTGGCGACCAACCTGCGCTACGGCAACCCGGACGCCACCGACGAGGAGCTGTGGCACGCGCTGGAGGTGGCGCAGGCCAAGGACTTCGTCAGCAAGCTGGAGAGCGGCCTGGACGCGCCGATCGCCCAGGGCGGCACCAACGTCTCCGGCGGCCAGCGCCAGCGCCTGGCCATCGCCCGCACCCTGGTGCAGCGCCCGGAGATCTACCTCTTCGACGACTCCTTCTCGGCCCTCGACTACGCCACCGACGCGGCCCTGCGGGCGGCGCTGGGGCACGAGACCTCCGAGGCGACCGTCGTCATCGTCGCTCAGCGCGTGGCGACCATCCGCGATGCCGACCGGATCGTCGTCCTGGACGAGGGGCGGGTCGTCGGCACCGGCCGCCACCGCGAACTGATGGCGGACAACGAGACCTACCGGGAGATCGTGCTCTCCCAGCTGACGGAAGCGGAGGCTGCCTGA
- a CDS encoding FGGY-family carbohydrate kinase, whose product MGIVAGLDSSPDFTRIVVCDADTGSVLRQGFAPHPVETPEGGGRSADVDPQAWLLSLGEAAGGGLLEGVQAIGVSAQQNALIPIDAQGATVRPALVGGDRRAQVAAADLIDALGGREAWAQAVGCVPQAPLPVTKLRWFAKNEPEAAGRTALLLQAHDWLVWQLLGRPMRRTTDRGGASGTGYWSAATGAYRPDLVELALGRQAALPEVIGPAEAAGTTPEGLLISAGTGETMAAAFGLGLGLGDAVVSLGASGSVMAVHPEALVDQTGMITSLADATGMHLPVVTTLNAVRALRGTAELLGVPDLEGLSDLAMKSTPGSHGLVLLPYLEGERTPSLPHTAGMLAGLRRESMKPEHVARAAFEGMLCGLADALDVLRGRGVEVRRVFLLGPAAELPAVQAVAPSVFGAQVVVPQPADYAAIGAARQAAWALGTSQGTLNPRTPPAWQGAVAQILEPGEDLAVGQAVRQQYVSVREQVHPGAFLG is encoded by the coding sequence ATGGGGATAGTCGCCGGGTTGGACAGTTCGCCCGATTTCACTCGTATCGTCGTTTGTGACGCGGACACGGGGTCCGTACTCAGGCAGGGATTTGCGCCACATCCGGTGGAGACCCCGGAGGGCGGGGGGCGCTCCGCCGACGTCGATCCGCAGGCCTGGCTGCTGTCCCTCGGGGAGGCCGCGGGTGGCGGGCTCCTGGAGGGCGTGCAGGCGATCGGCGTCTCGGCGCAGCAGAACGCGCTGATCCCGATCGACGCCCAGGGCGCCACCGTGCGGCCCGCACTGGTCGGCGGCGACCGGCGGGCGCAGGTCGCCGCGGCCGACCTGATCGACGCGCTCGGCGGCCGGGAGGCCTGGGCGCAGGCGGTCGGCTGTGTGCCGCAGGCCCCGCTGCCGGTGACCAAGCTGCGCTGGTTCGCCAAGAACGAGCCCGAGGCCGCCGGGCGCACGGCCCTCCTGCTCCAGGCGCACGACTGGCTGGTGTGGCAGCTGCTGGGGCGGCCGATGCGCCGCACCACCGACCGCGGCGGCGCCTCCGGCACCGGCTACTGGTCCGCCGCCACCGGCGCCTACCGACCCGACCTGGTCGAGCTGGCGCTCGGCCGGCAGGCCGCGCTGCCCGAGGTGATCGGCCCGGCCGAGGCGGCCGGCACCACCCCGGAGGGGCTGCTGATCTCGGCCGGGACCGGGGAGACCATGGCCGCCGCCTTCGGGCTGGGGCTGGGCCTGGGCGACGCGGTCGTCTCCCTCGGCGCCTCCGGTTCGGTGATGGCCGTTCACCCCGAGGCGCTCGTCGACCAGACGGGGATGATCACCTCGCTCGCCGACGCCACCGGCATGCACCTGCCGGTCGTGACCACGCTGAACGCGGTGCGGGCGCTGCGCGGCACCGCCGAACTGCTGGGCGTGCCCGACCTGGAGGGTCTGTCGGACCTGGCGATGAAGTCGACGCCGGGCTCGCACGGACTCGTGCTGCTGCCCTATCTGGAGGGCGAGCGGACGCCCAGCCTGCCGCACACCGCCGGGATGCTCGCCGGGCTCCGGCGCGAGTCGATGAAGCCGGAGCATGTGGCACGGGCCGCGTTCGAGGGCATGCTGTGCGGGCTCGCGGACGCGCTCGACGTGCTGCGCGGCCGGGGCGTGGAGGTGCGCCGCGTCTTCCTGCTCGGTCCCGCCGCGGAGCTGCCCGCCGTACAGGCCGTCGCGCCCTCGGTGTTCGGCGCGCAGGTCGTCGTACCGCAGCCGGCCGACTACGCCGCGATCGGCGCCGCCCGGCAGGCCGCCTGGGCGCTCGGCACCTCCCAGGGCACCCTGAACCCGCGCACCCCGCCGGCCTGGCAGGGCGCGGTGGCCCAGATCCTGGAGCCCGGCGAGGATCTGGCGGTGGGCCAGGCGGTGCGCCAGCAGTACGTGTCGGTGCGTGAGCAGGTTCACCCCGGGGCCTTCCTGGGGTGA
- a CDS encoding YtxH domain-containing protein, translating to MRYRLTFIAGIAVGYVLGTRAGRERYEQLKKSALQIAQNPAVRNTAETAAQQGRQFAGKAYHTVSEKVGDRVPESVAQRVRSLRAHANGSGEDDWGTSNT from the coding sequence ATGCGTTACCGGCTCACGTTCATCGCAGGGATCGCCGTGGGTTACGTGCTGGGCACGAGGGCCGGACGTGAGCGCTACGAGCAACTGAAGAAGTCCGCCCTCCAGATCGCCCAGAACCCCGCCGTGCGCAACACCGCCGAGACCGCGGCGCAGCAGGGCCGGCAGTTCGCGGGCAAGGCCTACCACACGGTCAGCGAGAAGGTCGGCGACCGCGTTCCCGAATCGGTCGCCCAGCGGGTGCGCTCCCTGCGCGCCCACGCCAACGGCAGCGGCGAGGACGACTGGGGCACCAGCAACACGTGA